In a genomic window of Streptomyces sp. BHT-5-2:
- a CDS encoding cytochrome P450 yields the protein MTEMIDTTVPAAPAPLPVEPPSGCPFHPPAEFGTLRTEEPISRISLPDGSWAWLATRYADIRAILGDTRFSSDTTLHGYPLSGMTGGANTKNRGFIRMDPPEHTRLRRMVTREFMVKRVEALRPEIQRLTDELCDAMERRAGEPVDLVEALALPVPSLVISLLLGVPYDDHEVFQRLTGKLLSRTIADEEREAARAELRDYLDALVTAKEQEPGDDILGRLIVEQQRTGEISHADVAAFAALLLVAGHETTANMIGLSALTLMQDPDAAERLRRDPALIRGAVEELLRFHSIIRNGPRRVATTDIEVGGQLIRAGEGVVAAVPSANRDDSVFEDPDRLDLARPNAQHHVAFGYGIHQCLGQALARVELQVVIATLLRRFPAMRPAVPVEEIPFRTDMAIYGCHSLPVTW from the coding sequence ATGACCGAGATGATCGACACGACAGTCCCCGCCGCCCCGGCACCGCTGCCCGTGGAACCTCCCAGCGGCTGCCCCTTCCACCCCCCGGCCGAGTTCGGCACCCTGCGCACCGAGGAGCCGATCTCCAGAATCTCGCTCCCCGACGGCAGTTGGGCCTGGCTGGCCACGCGCTACGCCGACATCCGCGCGATCCTCGGCGACACCCGCTTCAGCTCCGACACCACCCTCCACGGCTACCCGCTCAGCGGCATGACCGGCGGCGCCAACACCAAGAACCGCGGCTTCATCCGCATGGATCCGCCGGAGCACACCCGGCTCCGCCGGATGGTCACCCGCGAGTTCATGGTCAAGCGCGTCGAGGCGCTGCGCCCCGAGATCCAGCGCCTCACCGACGAGCTGTGCGACGCGATGGAGCGCCGCGCCGGCGAGCCGGTCGACCTGGTCGAGGCGCTCGCCCTGCCCGTCCCCTCGCTCGTCATCAGCCTGCTGCTGGGCGTCCCCTATGACGACCACGAAGTCTTCCAGCGGCTCACCGGCAAGCTGCTCTCCCGCACCATCGCCGACGAGGAGCGCGAGGCAGCCCGTGCCGAACTCCGCGACTACCTCGATGCGTTGGTCACCGCCAAGGAGCAGGAGCCGGGCGACGACATCCTCGGCCGGCTGATCGTCGAGCAGCAGCGCACCGGCGAGATCAGCCACGCCGACGTCGCCGCCTTCGCCGCCCTGCTGCTGGTCGCCGGCCACGAGACCACCGCCAACATGATCGGCCTCAGCGCCCTGACACTGATGCAGGACCCGGACGCCGCCGAGCGGCTCCGCCGGGACCCGGCGCTGATCCGCGGCGCCGTCGAGGAACTGCTGCGCTTCCACAGCATCATCCGCAACGGCCCCCGCCGGGTCGCCACCACCGACATCGAGGTCGGCGGACAGCTCATCCGCGCAGGTGAGGGCGTCGTGGCGGCGGTCCCGTCCGCCAACCGCGACGACAGCGTCTTCGAAGACCCCGACCGCCTGGACCTCGCCCGGCCCAACGCCCAGCACCATGTCGCCTTCGGGTACGGCATCCACCAGTGCCTCGGCCAGGCCCTCGCCCGGGTCGAGCTCCAGGTCGTGATAGCCACCCTGCTCCGCCGTTTCCCCGCCATGCGGCCCGCCGTGCCCGTCGAGGAGATCCCCTTCCGCACGGACATGGCCATCTACGGCTGCCACTCCCTGCCTGTCACCTGGTGA
- a CDS encoding NAD(P)/FAD-dependent oxidoreductase — MTNRPIAVVGASAAGITAAEALRRAGWDGPLTLIGDEPHLPYDRPPLSKQLLHGAWEPAKLMLRTEEQLTPLGLDLRLGTRATGLDVATRTLTLDGGERLACAGVLIATGVAARTLPAAEGLAGVFTLRTLDDALALRDRLSGGPRRLVVVGNGVLGCEAAAVARELGHDVTLVGREPVPMSAAVGAGIGELLAEEHRARGVRLLTGEVAAFETSTDATDMTDATDATDAMGGAVGQVSGVRLADGTLLPADVVLLAIGSEPAVGWLADPALDTTDGLGCDAYCAAAPGIYAAGDVARWEHPVHGRPLRFEHRMNATEQAMAAARNLVAELTAEAAEASAGAAVEGAKPPERRPFAPVPYFWSDQYGLKLQAYGLTAGADEVDTTVLNHDARRAVALYGRAGRAVGVLACALPPRQIRALRAVVATPVPWEEARDRVREATTAG; from the coding sequence ATGACGAACCGTCCGATCGCCGTCGTCGGCGCCTCGGCCGCCGGTATCACCGCAGCCGAGGCCCTGCGCCGGGCCGGCTGGGACGGCCCGCTGACCCTGATCGGCGACGAGCCGCACCTCCCGTACGACCGGCCGCCGCTGTCCAAGCAGCTGCTGCACGGCGCCTGGGAGCCGGCCAAGCTGATGCTGCGCACCGAGGAGCAGCTCACTCCGCTCGGCCTCGACCTGCGTCTCGGCACCCGCGCCACCGGCCTCGATGTCGCCACCCGTACCCTCACCCTCGACGGCGGCGAGCGTCTGGCCTGTGCCGGCGTGCTCATCGCCACCGGCGTCGCGGCCCGCACCCTGCCCGCCGCTGAGGGGCTCGCCGGCGTCTTCACCCTGCGCACCCTGGACGACGCGCTGGCGCTGCGCGACCGGTTGTCCGGTGGCCCCCGCCGCCTCGTCGTGGTCGGCAACGGCGTCCTGGGCTGCGAGGCCGCCGCGGTCGCCCGCGAGCTGGGGCACGACGTCACCCTCGTCGGTCGGGAGCCGGTGCCGATGAGCGCAGCCGTCGGCGCGGGTATCGGCGAGCTGCTCGCCGAGGAGCACCGGGCCCGCGGCGTCCGCCTGTTGACCGGCGAGGTCGCCGCGTTCGAGACCTCCACGGACGCGACAGACATGACGGACGCGACGGACGCGACGGACGCGATGGGCGGGGCGGTCGGGCAGGTCAGCGGCGTTCGGCTGGCCGACGGCACCCTGCTCCCCGCCGATGTGGTCCTGCTCGCCATCGGCTCCGAGCCCGCCGTGGGCTGGCTGGCCGACCCGGCCCTGGACACCACCGACGGGCTCGGCTGTGACGCCTACTGCGCCGCCGCCCCCGGGATCTACGCCGCGGGCGACGTGGCCCGCTGGGAGCACCCGGTGCACGGCCGCCCGCTCCGCTTCGAGCACCGGATGAACGCGACCGAGCAGGCCATGGCCGCCGCCCGCAACCTCGTCGCCGAACTCACCGCCGAAGCCGCCGAAGCCTCTGCCGGGGCCGCCGTCGAGGGCGCGAAGCCGCCGGAGCGCCGGCCCTTCGCCCCCGTGCCGTACTTCTGGTCCGACCAGTACGGCCTCAAGCTCCAGGCGTACGGCCTGACCGCCGGCGCCGACGAGGTGGACACCACCGTCCTGAACCACGACGCCCGCCGTGCCGTCGCGCTCTACGGCCGCGCCGGCCGCGCCGTCGGCGTGCTCGCCTGCGCCCTGCCGCCGCGCCAGATACGGGCGCTGCGGGCCGTGGTCGCCACCCCCGTTCCCTGGGAGGAGGCACGCGACCGGGTCCGGGAGGCCACCACCGCCGGCTGA
- the uvrA gene encoding excinuclease ABC subunit UvrA, whose translation MTDSYVRVRGAREHNLRGIDVDIPRDALVAFTGVSGSGKSSLAFGTLYAEAQRRYFESVAPYARRLIHQVGAPKVEEISGLPPAVALEQRRSAPTSRSSVGTVTTLSNTLRMLFSRAGDYPPGSTERLDSDAFSPNTAAGACPECHGLGTVHRVTEDSLVPDASLSVRDGAVAAWPGAWQGKNLRDILATLGHDIDRPWRELPPADREWILFTDEQPVVTVHPVREAGRIQRPYKGQYMSARRYVLHTFADSKSETLRKRVRQFMTAEPCPACGGRRLRPEALAVTFEGHDIATLAGLPLATLAELLRPTAARPGDEPAPALARDLVARIEVLTELGLGYLGMDRPAPTLSAGELQRLRLATQLRSGLFGVVYVLDEPSAGLHPADTEALLTVLRRLKEAGNTLFVVEHDMDVVRHADWLVDVGPRAGEHGGRVLHSGPVAALADAEHSATRRFLFATEPPPARTPRTPTGTLALHGVTLHNLRDLDAAFPLGVFTAVTGVSGSGKSTLVTRVLAEAVQEHLGAADPRPDAAATGLDAVDRLVRVDQKPIGRTPRSNLATYTGLFDAVRKVFAATDEARARGYTAGRFSFNVPAGRCETCQGEGFTAVELLFLPGTYAPCADCHGARYNPETLQITHRDRTIADVLGLTVDDAAEFLADVPAAARSLRTLKDVGLGYLRLGQPATELSGGEAQRIKLATELQRARRGHTLYLLDEPTTGLHPADTEVLLRQLHGLVDAGNTVVVVEHDMGVVAGADHVIDLGPGGGAEGGRIVAAGTPAEVAAAPGSRTAGYLARRRAHRERS comes from the coding sequence ATGACCGACTCGTACGTCCGGGTGCGCGGCGCCCGTGAGCACAACCTCCGCGGTATCGATGTGGACATCCCGAGGGACGCGCTGGTCGCGTTCACCGGGGTGTCCGGATCGGGGAAGTCCTCGCTCGCCTTCGGCACGCTCTACGCCGAGGCGCAGCGCCGCTACTTCGAGTCGGTCGCCCCCTACGCCCGGCGGCTGATCCACCAGGTCGGTGCGCCCAAGGTCGAGGAGATCAGCGGGCTGCCGCCGGCCGTCGCACTGGAGCAGCGGCGCTCCGCGCCCACCTCCCGCTCCTCGGTCGGCACCGTCACCACCCTCTCCAACACCCTGCGGATGCTCTTCTCCCGCGCCGGCGACTACCCTCCCGGCAGCACCGAACGCCTCGACTCCGACGCCTTCTCGCCCAACACCGCCGCCGGCGCCTGCCCCGAGTGCCACGGACTGGGCACCGTCCACCGCGTCACCGAGGACTCCCTCGTCCCCGACGCCTCGCTCTCCGTCCGCGACGGCGCCGTCGCCGCCTGGCCCGGCGCCTGGCAGGGCAAGAACCTCCGCGACATCCTCGCCACCCTCGGCCACGACATCGACCGCCCCTGGCGCGAGCTGCCGCCCGCCGACCGCGAGTGGATCCTGTTCACCGACGAACAGCCCGTCGTCACCGTCCACCCGGTCCGCGAGGCCGGCCGCATCCAACGCCCCTACAAGGGCCAGTACATGAGCGCCCGACGCTATGTCCTGCACACCTTCGCCGACTCCAAGAGCGAGACGCTGCGCAAGCGCGTCCGGCAGTTCATGACCGCCGAGCCCTGCCCGGCGTGCGGCGGCCGCAGGCTGCGCCCCGAGGCGCTGGCGGTCACCTTCGAGGGCCACGACATCGCCACCCTCGCCGGCCTGCCGCTGGCCACCCTCGCCGAGCTCCTCCGTCCCACCGCCGCCCGCCCCGGCGACGAGCCGGCACCGGCCCTCGCCCGGGACCTCGTCGCCCGTATCGAAGTCCTCACCGAACTCGGCCTGGGCTACCTCGGCATGGACCGCCCCGCCCCCACCCTCTCCGCCGGCGAACTCCAGCGCCTCCGCCTCGCCACCCAGCTGCGCTCCGGCCTCTTCGGCGTGGTCTACGTCCTCGACGAACCCTCCGCCGGCCTGCACCCCGCCGACACCGAAGCGCTGCTCACCGTCCTGCGCCGCCTCAAGGAGGCCGGCAACACCCTCTTCGTCGTCGAACACGACATGGACGTGGTCCGGCACGCCGACTGGCTCGTGGACGTCGGCCCCCGTGCCGGGGAGCACGGCGGCCGGGTCCTGCACAGCGGCCCGGTCGCCGCCCTCGCCGACGCCGAGCACTCCGCCACCCGCCGCTTCCTCTTCGCCACCGAACCGCCCCCCGCCCGCACCCCGCGCACCCCCACCGGCACCCTGGCCCTGCACGGCGTCACCCTGCACAACCTCCGCGACCTGGACGCGGCCTTCCCGCTCGGCGTCTTCACCGCCGTCACCGGCGTCTCCGGATCCGGCAAGTCGACCCTGGTCACCCGGGTCCTCGCCGAGGCCGTCCAGGAACACCTGGGCGCCGCCGACCCCCGCCCGGACGCCGCCGCCACCGGCCTGGACGCCGTCGACCGGCTGGTCCGCGTCGACCAGAAGCCCATCGGCCGCACCCCGCGCTCCAACCTCGCCACGTACACCGGCCTGTTCGACGCCGTCCGCAAGGTCTTCGCCGCCACCGACGAGGCCCGCGCCCGCGGCTACACCGCAGGACGGTTCTCCTTCAACGTCCCCGCCGGCCGCTGCGAGACCTGCCAGGGCGAGGGCTTCACCGCCGTCGAACTCCTCTTCCTGCCCGGCACCTACGCCCCCTGCGCCGACTGCCACGGCGCCCGCTACAACCCCGAGACCCTCCAGATCACCCACCGCGACCGCACCATCGCCGACGTGCTGGGCCTGACCGTCGACGACGCCGCGGAGTTCCTCGCCGACGTCCCCGCCGCCGCCCGCAGCCTGCGCACCCTGAAGGACGTCGGGCTCGGCTATCTGCGGCTCGGCCAGCCCGCCACCGAACTCTCCGGCGGCGAGGCCCAGCGCATCAAACTCGCCACCGAACTCCAGCGCGCCCGCCGCGGCCACACCCTCTACCTCCTCGACGAGCCCACCACCGGCCTGCACCCCGCCGACACCGAGGTGCTGCTGCGGCAGCTGCACGGCCTGGTCGACGCGGGCAACACCGTCGTGGTCGTCGAGCACGACATGGGCGTGGTGGCGGGCGCCGACCACGTCATCGACCTGGGTCCCGGCGGTGGCGCGGAGGGCGGCCGGATCGTCGCCGCCGGCACCCCCGCGGAGGTCGCCGCCGCCCCCGGCAGCCGCACCGCCGGCTATCTCGCCCGCCGGAGGGCGCACCGGGAACGTTCTTGA
- a CDS encoding ferredoxin yields the protein MKITLDADKCCAAGQCVLIAPEVFDQRDEDGVVVLLDAEPPAGQHAAVREAAAICPAAVIEVQE from the coding sequence ATGAAGATCACCCTTGACGCCGACAAGTGCTGCGCCGCCGGCCAGTGCGTGCTGATCGCCCCCGAGGTCTTCGACCAGCGGGACGAGGACGGCGTGGTCGTCCTCCTGGACGCCGAGCCGCCCGCCGGGCAGCACGCCGCGGTCCGCGAGGCGGCCGCCATCTGCCCGGCCGCCGTGATCGAGGTGCAGGAATGA
- a CDS encoding TetR/AcrR family transcriptional regulator: MSESAAVRPRNPRGQGERLREELLRATERLLEEVGSEDALSLRAVAREAGVAAPSIYRHFADKTELVWATLEISYERLAHAMTDAAGQADEDDPVARLRAQLRAYCRYAIEHPANYRLLYETRQTPVGPERLAGHPAGLLVRSWHHALTACEEAGWRVRGSRSEAPYLLWSAVHGRVMIWQVLPSRKDASRLDGFVEELLQLLLER, from the coding sequence GTGAGCGAGAGTGCGGCCGTCCGGCCCCGCAACCCGCGTGGGCAGGGCGAGCGCCTGCGGGAGGAACTCCTGCGGGCGACCGAGCGCCTCCTTGAGGAGGTCGGCAGCGAGGACGCGCTGTCGCTGCGCGCGGTGGCCCGGGAGGCCGGGGTCGCCGCCCCGAGCATCTACCGGCACTTCGCCGACAAGACGGAGCTGGTCTGGGCCACCCTGGAGATCAGCTACGAGCGGCTGGCGCATGCCATGACCGACGCCGCCGGGCAGGCCGACGAGGACGACCCGGTGGCCCGGTTGCGCGCGCAGCTGCGCGCCTACTGCCGCTACGCCATCGAGCACCCGGCCAACTACCGCCTGCTCTACGAGACCCGGCAGACCCCGGTCGGCCCCGAGCGGCTCGCCGGGCACCCGGCCGGGCTGCTGGTGCGCAGCTGGCACCACGCGCTGACCGCCTGCGAGGAGGCCGGCTGGCGGGTGCGGGGCTCGCGTTCCGAGGCGCCGTATCTGCTGTGGTCGGCGGTGCACGGCCGGGTCATGATCTGGCAGGTCCTGCCGAGCCGCAAGGACGCCAGTCGACTGGACGGATTCGTGGAGGAGTTGCTGCAGCTGCTGCTGGAGCGCTGA
- a CDS encoding GH92 family glycosyl hydrolase, whose amino-acid sequence MPWTRRSRPRTAGAVLAAVLLGSVLASPAARAAPDAGAEPPGGRLTDLVNPFIGSRNEGNTYPGAAVPFGMVQLSPDTGHSTGYDYDQHHIRGFGAVHVSGVGCGLGGDLPVLPTTGDIGATDNAKYAAAYTHDGESARPGSYRVRLTSYGGITAELTATARTGRQRYTFPATDKANVLLNSGQSLHRTVSTRVEVLDSRTVRTTITGRGFCQDTRPYTLYTLTRFDRPFTAYGTWRGDTVTPGSRDSTAPGRHGAYVRFDTRRDRVVTATTALSYVDAAGAARNLAAEGGSSFDRARAAADAAWERRLRVVRVRGGDRTLRRTFYSSLYRSFLAPNIGTDVDGRYTGWDQRPHRARGFTYYQNWSLWDTYRTQTQLLSLLAPREARDMALSVLRVDKEGGWLPKWGYGTVETNIMTGDPVTPFLTNAFRQGLLAGHEEEAYAALRKNADGVPPADSPAVGREANPAYVQHGYVPYIKGRPHTKPGDSDFDHGASATLEYALSDAMLAQVAHDLGHRADAERYAARALDYRTLFDRSTGFFRARDASGAFTGPADPARSEGFHEGTAWQYQWLVPQDLPGMMALLGGRQRATDRLDSFFAYRKLLADPARTAREVWVNGPYDYDHADKYNPQNEPDLIAPYTYLSTGEPWKTTDVVHAALTLFTDGPAGMTGNDDLGTMSAWMVLSSIGVFPVQPGTDTWGLSTPVFDRVELALDRRYYPAGRFTIEAPGTSPARRYIRSVRLAGVPLDRTYLTTAELRAGRELAFSVGSEPSRWGTGERAAPPPVGTPGALASAPQPWTDVQNSSKDIRPSPSESLARMTASAIGPVTR is encoded by the coding sequence ATGCCCTGGACCCGACGCAGCCGGCCGCGGACCGCGGGCGCGGTGCTGGCGGCCGTGCTCCTCGGGAGCGTGCTCGCCTCCCCGGCCGCCCGCGCCGCGCCCGACGCGGGGGCCGAGCCGCCCGGCGGCCGCCTCACCGACCTCGTCAACCCCTTCATCGGCAGCCGGAACGAGGGCAACACCTACCCCGGGGCCGCGGTGCCGTTCGGCATGGTGCAGCTCTCCCCCGACACCGGGCACTCCACCGGCTACGACTACGACCAGCACCACATCCGCGGCTTCGGCGCGGTGCACGTCTCCGGCGTCGGTTGCGGGCTCGGCGGCGACCTGCCGGTGCTGCCGACCACGGGCGACATCGGCGCGACCGACAACGCGAAGTACGCCGCCGCGTACACCCATGACGGCGAGTCGGCCCGGCCCGGCTCCTACCGCGTCCGGCTGACCTCGTACGGCGGGATCACCGCCGAGCTGACCGCGACCGCCCGCACCGGCCGGCAGCGCTACACCTTCCCGGCCACCGACAAGGCCAATGTGCTGCTCAACTCCGGCCAGTCGCTGCACCGGACGGTCTCCACCCGCGTCGAGGTGCTGGACTCCCGCACCGTGCGCACCACGATCACCGGCCGCGGCTTCTGCCAGGACACCCGCCCGTACACGCTGTACACCCTCACCCGCTTCGACCGGCCGTTCACCGCGTACGGGACCTGGCGCGGCGACACCGTCACGCCCGGGTCGCGGGACTCCACCGCGCCCGGCCGGCACGGCGCCTACGTCCGGTTCGACACCCGCCGGGACCGCGTCGTCACGGCCACCACCGCGCTCAGCTACGTGGACGCGGCGGGCGCCGCCCGCAACCTCGCGGCGGAGGGCGGGAGTTCCTTCGACCGGGCGCGGGCGGCGGCGGACGCGGCCTGGGAGCGGCGGCTGCGCGTGGTGCGCGTCCGGGGCGGCGACCGGACGCTGCGGCGGACCTTCTACTCCTCGCTCTACCGGTCGTTCCTCGCCCCGAACATCGGCACCGACGTGGACGGCCGCTACACCGGCTGGGACCAACGCCCGCACCGCGCACGGGGGTTCACCTACTACCAGAACTGGTCGCTGTGGGACACCTACCGCACCCAGACCCAGCTGCTGTCGCTGCTCGCGCCGCGGGAGGCGCGCGACATGGCGCTGTCGGTGCTGCGCGTCGACAAGGAGGGCGGCTGGCTGCCCAAGTGGGGCTACGGCACCGTCGAGACCAACATCATGACCGGCGATCCGGTGACCCCGTTCCTGACCAACGCCTTCCGGCAGGGGCTGCTGGCGGGCCACGAGGAGGAGGCGTACGCGGCGCTGCGGAAGAACGCCGACGGGGTGCCGCCGGCCGACTCCCCCGCCGTCGGCCGGGAGGCCAACCCGGCGTATGTCCAGCACGGTTATGTGCCGTACATCAAGGGCCGCCCGCACACCAAGCCCGGTGACTCCGACTTCGACCACGGGGCCTCGGCGACGCTGGAGTACGCCCTGTCGGACGCCATGCTGGCGCAGGTCGCGCACGATCTGGGCCACCGCGCGGACGCCGAGCGGTACGCGGCACGGGCGCTCGACTACCGCACGCTGTTCGACCGTTCCACCGGCTTCTTCCGGGCCCGGGACGCCTCGGGGGCCTTCACCGGCCCCGCCGATCCGGCCCGCAGCGAGGGCTTCCACGAGGGCACGGCCTGGCAGTACCAGTGGCTGGTGCCGCAGGACCTGCCGGGGATGATGGCGCTGCTCGGCGGCCGGCAGCGGGCCACGGACCGGCTGGACTCCTTCTTCGCCTACCGGAAGCTGCTCGCGGACCCGGCGCGGACCGCACGCGAGGTGTGGGTGAACGGGCCCTACGACTACGACCACGCCGACAAGTACAACCCGCAGAACGAGCCCGACCTGATCGCCCCGTACACCTATCTCTCCACCGGTGAGCCCTGGAAGACCACGGACGTGGTGCACGCCGCGCTGACCCTCTTCACCGACGGCCCGGCCGGGATGACCGGCAACGACGATCTGGGCACCATGTCGGCGTGGATGGTGCTCTCGTCGATCGGCGTCTTCCCCGTCCAGCCGGGCACCGACACCTGGGGCCTGAGCACTCCGGTCTTCGACCGGGTGGAACTGGCCCTGGACCGGCGGTACTACCCTGCCGGCCGCTTCACCATCGAGGCCCCGGGCACCTCGCCCGCCCGCCGCTACATCCGTTCCGTGCGGCTGGCCGGCGTGCCCCTGGACCGCACCTATCTGACCACCGCCGAGCTGCGCGCCGGCCGTGAACTGGCCTTCTCCGTCGGGTCGGAGCCGTCCCGCTGGGGCACCGGCGAGCGGGCGGCCCCGCCGCCGGTGGGGACGCCGGGGGCGCTCGCCTCGGCTCCTCAGCCCTGGACGGACGTCCAGAACTCGTCGAAGGACATCAGGCCGTCGCCGTCGGAGTCCTTGGCCCGGATGACCGCTTCGGCCATCGGGCCGGTGACCAGGTGA